The following proteins are co-located in the Heteronotia binoei isolate CCM8104 ecotype False Entrance Well chromosome 8, APGP_CSIRO_Hbin_v1, whole genome shotgun sequence genome:
- the SCAF11 gene encoding protein SCAF11 isoform X1: protein MSEISKIDTIVEHKRRELERSFSLLARVERIPSICYEMETCLRVPSVAVGTPFPINTTPLENFGSSVKGYAVTYVQEGEEKKQTSGTAGTRGTRRKISDNTPRRRSARNAKTETANQSHSSPKSSSSGCEASGDGSSFVNASCADSEKLPPKRKAKRAVKQQEPLVKKKLRSYGRCKKPSSDLVEEGNSEAEVTVLLDKGHSPDTEKSTSDFSHKSSVELQSANGLENSIDLIKCQELTENSCKVPDTSEVLDMDPCVPEPPLLTPEGETGKCDAADDTEIESERQYVSTIEQVDQPVYLSGEELSDDTVTLAHQLQELGNSKTELPGKVELVAVGDQPLDISEDKLALGDKSEAVADEPLPSPENELQEILECVESEKQLMSGTENDALRKSESVVVTGEVLDRTGNESPEEPLASHCGNSFPEESVVREEQPLGSPRSKLLELQVPLEVEDPETEEKKANTLENKEDQKSTDLSMNVASGNKHDRSSEEATEASKMSVLPIMLTDDVKHFSEDNNEIVAMECDSFSSDQNDIHVDQPLVSGIVEQEVGPLPQEMKHSIGFTNPEKREESECSAELKKDKKTRTRRSRFHSPSTTWSPAKREGRKSQSPSPERSTVVEGRMSRSPRKEIVTEAKVSQSPKRDSSKEGQRSLSQSPKRDLLRKRKKSLSQSPKRDQPREGRSLSQSPKRDPQREGRSQSHSPKRDLLRGERRSLSQSPKRDLLREGRRSPSSSPKRDGLREKRSSRMRAKDSSPRHKCRSQSSDRDSDKEGLRRDHDRERGRRRWSQSRSRSRSRSRSRPRNKGPSFPRNERDSYSPPRWKERWTNDNWRSPRGNDRYKRNDQNKLSENMKRERDSTNKDDETPLDPDQYRKDYPDWVMERINSVPESRNRDREKFKSPPWEENRHNNSGPPWNRNFGSSWNSNRGRGGRSRGGRGRGGFLYSEQNENCWQTRKPHSGNINSTGNESSRYPEHQPYKRKSEQDFSFDTPADRSGWTSASSWAVRKTLPADVQNYYSRRGRNSPSPQSAWTRQEEAAEPEQDPNFKDQTNQQGDNSQLAINIMQPQMNVMTPVNTQHQAMNIFPYPMGVHAPIMNIQHNPFNLPPPVPMHLHTGVPLVQVATPTNMSQGPPPPPPPPPPSQQVNYVASQLDGKQLQAIPSTSHGVNNMGTPILPASTAALGSMEVVQGPSSGNAALSSNIKSSNSAVKLTESKVSVTVEASADSSKKDQASSTPKAICIIL from the exons ATGAGTG AGATCAGCAAAATTGACACAATTGTTGAACACAAAAGAAGAGAACTGGAGCGGTCTTTTTCTTTGCTGGCTAGAGTAGAAAG AATCCCTTCCATATGCTATGAAATGGAAACTTGTCTCCGGGTACCCAGTGTTGCAGTGGGAACTCCCTTTCCAATAAACACTACGCCTTTGGAAAACTTTG gaTCTTCAGTAAAAGGATATGCTGTTACCTATGtccaggaaggagaggagaaaaaaCAAACTTCTGGTACAGCTGGCACAAGAGGAACAAGAAGGAAGATTTCAGATAATACTCCTAGAAGGAGATCTGCCCGGAATGCTAAAACAGAAACTGCAAATCAGTCTCATAGTTCTCCAAAATCAAGCAGTTCTGGTTGTGAGGCCAGTGGTGATGGTAGCTCTTTTGTGAATGCTTCATGTGCAGATTCTGAAAAATTACCTCCAAAACGAAAGGCAAAGAGAGCAGTGAAACAGCAGGAACCTTTAGTTAAGAAGAAACTCAGAAGTTATGGACGTTGTAAAAAGCCATCTAGTGATCTAGTAGAAGAAGGTAACTCCGAGGCAGAGGTAACAGTGCTGTTAGATAAAGGTCATTCTCCAGATACTGAAAAGAGTACCTCTGATTTTAGTCACAAAAGTAGTGTAGAACTGCAGTCTGCTAATGGCTTAGAAAATTCCATCGACCTTATAAAATGTCAGGAACTTACAGAAAACTCTTGCAAAGTGCCAGATACTTCAGAAGTGTTAGACATGGATCCCTGTGTTCCAGAACCACCTTTGCTCACTCCTGAAGGAGAAACTGGGAAATGTGATGCAGCAGATGATACTGAAATTGAAAGTGAAAGGCAATATGTAAGCACCATTGAACAAGTAGACCAACCTGTATATCTTTCTGGAGAAGAATTGTCTGATGACACAGTAACGCTTGCACATCAGCTTCAGGAATTAGGCAATTCAAAAACTGAATTGCCAGGAAAGGTTGAATTGGTGGCAGTAGGAGACCAGCCTCTGGATATTTCTGAGGACAAATTAGCACTGGGAGATAAATCTGAGGCAGTAGCAGATGAGCCATTGCCCAGCCCTGAAAATGAGTTACAGGAGATACTGGAATGTGTGGAATCAGAAAAGCAGCTGATGTCTGGCACTGAAAATGATGCACTAAGGAAATCGGAATCTGTAGTAGTAACAGGTGAGGTGTTGGACAGGACAGGAAATGAGAGTCCTGAGGAGCCTCTGGCAAGTCATTGTGGCAATTCATTTCCAGAAGAATCTGTGGTGAGAGAAGAGCAGCCATTAGGTAGTCCTAGAAGCAAATTACTGGAGCTCCAGGTACCACTGGAAGTGGAAGATCCTGAAACTGAAGAGAAAAAAGCAAATACTCTTGAAAATAAAGAAGACCAAAAATCTACTGATTTATCGATGAACGTTGCTTCAGGTAATAAACATGACCGATCTTCAGAAGAGGCAACAGAAGCATCTAAAATGAGTGTATTGCCTATTATGCTTACTGATGATGTTAAACATTTCAGTGAAGATAACAATGAGATAGTAGCTATGGAATGTGATTCATTTAGCAGTGACCAGAATGATATTCACGTAGACCAGCCACTAGTGAGTGGCATTGTAGAGCAAGAGGTGGGTCCCTTACCACAGGAAATGAAACACTCTATAGGCTTTACAAATCCAGAAAAGAGAGAAGAATCTGAATGCTCTGCAGaacttaaaaaagataaaaagactCGAACTAGAAGATCAAGATTTCATTCTCCATCAACAACTTGGTCTCCAGCCAAGCGAGAAGGAAGAAAATCTCAGTCTCCATCTCCTGAAAGGTCAACTGTGGTTGAAGGCAGGATGTCTCGGTCTCcccgaaaggagattgtgactgaaGCCAAGGTGTCTCAGTCTCCCAAAAGGGATAGTTCCAAAGAAGGGCAAAGGTCTCTATCCCAGTCTCCAAAGAGGGATTTgctaagaaaaaggaaaaaatctTTATCCCAGTCTCCAAAGAGGGATCAGCCAAGGGAAGGGAGGTCTCTGTCTCAGTCTCCAAAGAGAGATCCTCAGAGAGAAGGTAGGTCTCAGTCTCACTCTCCAAAGAGAGATCTGCTGAGAGGAGAGAGGCGATCTTTGTCTCAGTCCCCAAAGAGGGATCTGCTGAGAGAAGGGAGGAGATCTCCTTCTAGTTCACCAAAGAGGGATGGATTGAGAGAAAAGAGGTCATCACGGATGCGAGCAAAAGACTCTTCTCCGAGGCACAAATGTAGGTCTCAGAGTAGTGATAGAGATAGTGATAAAGAGGGGCTAAGACGAGATCATGACAGAGAGAGGGGTAGGAGAAGATGGTCACAATCACGCTCAAGATCTAGATCCAGATCCAGATCCAGACCAAGGAACAAAGGCCCCTCATTCCCTAGAAATGAGAGAGATAGCTATTCACCTCCTAGATGGAAAGAACGGTGGACAAATGACAACTGGAGAAGTCCAAGAGGAAATGATAGGTATAAAAGAAATGATCAGAATAAGCTGTCTGAGAACATGAAGAGAGAAAGGGACAGCACAAACAAAGATGATGAAACACCACTTGATCCTGACCAGTATAGAAAAGATTATCCAGACTGGGTAATGGAAAGGATAAATTCTGTTCCAGAAAGTAGGAACAGAGATAGGGAAAAATTTAAAAGTCCACCGTGGGAAGAAAACAGACACAATAATTCAGGGCCTCCTTGGAATAGAAACTTTGGGTCTAGTTGGAATTCAAATCGTGGCAGAGGTGGCCGAAGCAGAGGTGGTCGTGGCAGAGGTGGCTTTTTGTACAGTGAACAAAACGAAAATTGCTGGCAAACTCGGAAGCCCCACTCAGGGAACATTAATAGTACCGGGAATGAAAGTTCAAGATATCCAGAACATCAGCCATACAAACGCAAGTCAGAGCAAGACTTCTCTTTTGATACACCTGCTGATAGATCTGGCTGGACGTCTGCATCGAGCTGGGCTGTAAGAAAGACTTTACCAGCAGATGTGCAGAATTATTATTCCAGAAGAGGCAGAAATTCTCCAAGTCCACAGTCTGCATGGACAAGACAAGAGGAAGCAGCAGAACCTGAGCAAG ATCCAAACTTCAAAGACCAAACCAACCAACAAGGAGATAATTCTCAACTAGCGATAAACATCATGCAACCACAGATGAATGTAATGACACCAGTAAATACACAGCATCAGGCAATGAATATCTTCCCATATCCAATGGGTGTTCATGCTCCTATTATGAACATTCAACACAATCCATTTAACCTCCCACCACCAGTGCCCATGCATCTTCATACAGGAGTGCCTCTTGTCCAGGTAGCAACACCCACAAATATGTCTCAgggaccaccaccacctccaccaccaccaccaccatcccagCAAGTTAATTATGTTGCCTCCCAACTGGATGGAAAACAGTTGCAG GCTATTCCTAGTACTTCCCATGGAGTCAACAATATGGGTACACCAATCCTGCCTGCTTCAACAGCAGCTTTGGGAAGCATGGAAGTAGTTCAGGGACCAAGTTCTGGTAATGCAGCGTTGTCAAGTAACATCAAATCTTCTAATTCTGCTGTAAAATTGACTGAAAGCAAAGTAAGCGTAACGGTGGAAGCCAGCGCAGATAGCTCAAAAAAAGACCAGGCAAGTTCAACACCAAAAGCAATATGCATAATTCTGTAG
- the SCAF11 gene encoding protein SCAF11 isoform X2, which translates to MRNKNQCLQNNEDENHEDTEAGEDNEENRSCSGIFSEETDRCPICLNCLVEQDVGFPENCSHIFCVTCILKWAETRASCPVDRKQFQAVYKLNVVEDCIKVQIKQQVSKEDDLISCNEGKYCPVNMENFTRKQEKAFRKPLMAILWKGWNQKCSSSDNEDKNAVLVKKNKPRRQTCSNRFFRSNLCNRSFSGSSFTGESPNHRNECIEISKIDTIVEHKRRELERSFSLLARVERIPSICYEMETCLRVPSVAVGTPFPINTTPLENFGSSVKGYAVTYVQEGEEKKQTSGTAGTRGTRRKISDNTPRRRSARNAKTETANQSHSSPKSSSSGCEASGDGSSFVNASCADSEKLPPKRKAKRAVKQQEPLVKKKLRSYGRCKKPSSDLVEEGNSEAEVTVLLDKGHSPDTEKSTSDFSHKSSVELQSANGLENSIDLIKCQELTENSCKVPDTSEVLDMDPCVPEPPLLTPEGETGKCDAADDTEIESERQYVSTIEQVDQPVYLSGEELSDDTVTLAHQLQELGNSKTELPGKVELVAVGDQPLDISEDKLALGDKSEAVADEPLPSPENELQEILECVESEKQLMSGTENDALRKSESVVVTGEVLDRTGNESPEEPLASHCGNSFPEESVVREEQPLGSPRSKLLELQVPLEVEDPETEEKKANTLENKEDQKSTDLSMNVASGNKHDRSSEEATEASKMSVLPIMLTDDVKHFSEDNNEIVAMECDSFSSDQNDIHVDQPLVSGIVEQEVGPLPQEMKHSIGFTNPEKREESECSAELKKDKKTRTRRSRFHSPSTTWSPAKREGRKSQSPSPERSTVVEGRMSRSPRKEIVTEAKVSQSPKRDSSKEGQRSLSQSPKRDLLRKRKKSLSQSPKRDQPREGRSLSQSPKRDPQREGRSQSHSPKRDLLRGERRSLSQSPKRDLLREGRRSPSSSPKRDGLREKRSSRMRAKDSSPRHKCRSQSSDRDSDKEGLRRDHDRERGRRRWSQSRSRSRSRSRSRPRNKGPSFPRNERDSYSPPRWKERWTNDNWRSPRGNDRYKRNDQNKLSENMKRERDSTNKDDETPLDPDQYRKDYPDWVMERINSVPESRNRDREKFKSPPWEENRHNNSGPPWNRNFGSSWNSNRGRGGRSRGGRGRGGFLYSEQNENCWQTRKPHSGNINSTGNESSRYPEHQPYKRKSEQDFSFDTPADRSGWTSASSWAVRKTLPADVQNYYSRRGRNSPSPQSAWTRQEEAAEPEQDPNFKDQTNQQGDNSQLAINIMQPQMNVMTPVNTQHQAMNIFPYPMGVHAPIMNIQHNPFNLPPPVPMHLHTGVPLVQVATPTNMSQGPPPPPPPPPPSQQVNYVASQLDGKQLQAIPSTSHGVNNMGTPILPASTAALGSMEVVQGPSSGNAALSSNIKSSNSAVKLTESKVSVTVEASADSSKKDQKLLIQEKAAQEVKLAIKPFYQNKDISKEEYKEIVRKAVDKVCHSKSGEVNSAKVANLVKAYVDKYKHSRKKNPEEAISVEKK; encoded by the exons ACCAGAGCTTCATGTCCAGTTGACCGCAAACAGTTTCAAGCAGTATATAAACTAAATGTGGTAGAAGACTGCATAAAG GTTCAGATAAAGCAACAAGTAAGCAAAGAAGATGACCTAATTAGCTGTAATGAGGGCAAGTATTGCCCTGTGAATATGGAAAACTTCACAAG AAAGCAAGAAAAAGCATTCAGAAAACCTCTGATGGCAATTTTATGGAAAGGCTGGAACCAAAAATGCA GCTCTTCAGATAATGAAGACAAAAATGCTGTGCTGGTGAAAAAAAACAAG CCCAGAAGACAGACTTGTTCAAACAGATTCTTCAGAAGTAACTTGTGCAACAGATCTTTTTCCGGCAGTAGTTTCACTGGAGAGTCTCCTAATCACCGCAATGAGTG TATAGAGATCAGCAAAATTGACACAATTGTTGAACACAAAAGAAGAGAACTGGAGCGGTCTTTTTCTTTGCTGGCTAGAGTAGAAAG AATCCCTTCCATATGCTATGAAATGGAAACTTGTCTCCGGGTACCCAGTGTTGCAGTGGGAACTCCCTTTCCAATAAACACTACGCCTTTGGAAAACTTTG gaTCTTCAGTAAAAGGATATGCTGTTACCTATGtccaggaaggagaggagaaaaaaCAAACTTCTGGTACAGCTGGCACAAGAGGAACAAGAAGGAAGATTTCAGATAATACTCCTAGAAGGAGATCTGCCCGGAATGCTAAAACAGAAACTGCAAATCAGTCTCATAGTTCTCCAAAATCAAGCAGTTCTGGTTGTGAGGCCAGTGGTGATGGTAGCTCTTTTGTGAATGCTTCATGTGCAGATTCTGAAAAATTACCTCCAAAACGAAAGGCAAAGAGAGCAGTGAAACAGCAGGAACCTTTAGTTAAGAAGAAACTCAGAAGTTATGGACGTTGTAAAAAGCCATCTAGTGATCTAGTAGAAGAAGGTAACTCCGAGGCAGAGGTAACAGTGCTGTTAGATAAAGGTCATTCTCCAGATACTGAAAAGAGTACCTCTGATTTTAGTCACAAAAGTAGTGTAGAACTGCAGTCTGCTAATGGCTTAGAAAATTCCATCGACCTTATAAAATGTCAGGAACTTACAGAAAACTCTTGCAAAGTGCCAGATACTTCAGAAGTGTTAGACATGGATCCCTGTGTTCCAGAACCACCTTTGCTCACTCCTGAAGGAGAAACTGGGAAATGTGATGCAGCAGATGATACTGAAATTGAAAGTGAAAGGCAATATGTAAGCACCATTGAACAAGTAGACCAACCTGTATATCTTTCTGGAGAAGAATTGTCTGATGACACAGTAACGCTTGCACATCAGCTTCAGGAATTAGGCAATTCAAAAACTGAATTGCCAGGAAAGGTTGAATTGGTGGCAGTAGGAGACCAGCCTCTGGATATTTCTGAGGACAAATTAGCACTGGGAGATAAATCTGAGGCAGTAGCAGATGAGCCATTGCCCAGCCCTGAAAATGAGTTACAGGAGATACTGGAATGTGTGGAATCAGAAAAGCAGCTGATGTCTGGCACTGAAAATGATGCACTAAGGAAATCGGAATCTGTAGTAGTAACAGGTGAGGTGTTGGACAGGACAGGAAATGAGAGTCCTGAGGAGCCTCTGGCAAGTCATTGTGGCAATTCATTTCCAGAAGAATCTGTGGTGAGAGAAGAGCAGCCATTAGGTAGTCCTAGAAGCAAATTACTGGAGCTCCAGGTACCACTGGAAGTGGAAGATCCTGAAACTGAAGAGAAAAAAGCAAATACTCTTGAAAATAAAGAAGACCAAAAATCTACTGATTTATCGATGAACGTTGCTTCAGGTAATAAACATGACCGATCTTCAGAAGAGGCAACAGAAGCATCTAAAATGAGTGTATTGCCTATTATGCTTACTGATGATGTTAAACATTTCAGTGAAGATAACAATGAGATAGTAGCTATGGAATGTGATTCATTTAGCAGTGACCAGAATGATATTCACGTAGACCAGCCACTAGTGAGTGGCATTGTAGAGCAAGAGGTGGGTCCCTTACCACAGGAAATGAAACACTCTATAGGCTTTACAAATCCAGAAAAGAGAGAAGAATCTGAATGCTCTGCAGaacttaaaaaagataaaaagactCGAACTAGAAGATCAAGATTTCATTCTCCATCAACAACTTGGTCTCCAGCCAAGCGAGAAGGAAGAAAATCTCAGTCTCCATCTCCTGAAAGGTCAACTGTGGTTGAAGGCAGGATGTCTCGGTCTCcccgaaaggagattgtgactgaaGCCAAGGTGTCTCAGTCTCCCAAAAGGGATAGTTCCAAAGAAGGGCAAAGGTCTCTATCCCAGTCTCCAAAGAGGGATTTgctaagaaaaaggaaaaaatctTTATCCCAGTCTCCAAAGAGGGATCAGCCAAGGGAAGGGAGGTCTCTGTCTCAGTCTCCAAAGAGAGATCCTCAGAGAGAAGGTAGGTCTCAGTCTCACTCTCCAAAGAGAGATCTGCTGAGAGGAGAGAGGCGATCTTTGTCTCAGTCCCCAAAGAGGGATCTGCTGAGAGAAGGGAGGAGATCTCCTTCTAGTTCACCAAAGAGGGATGGATTGAGAGAAAAGAGGTCATCACGGATGCGAGCAAAAGACTCTTCTCCGAGGCACAAATGTAGGTCTCAGAGTAGTGATAGAGATAGTGATAAAGAGGGGCTAAGACGAGATCATGACAGAGAGAGGGGTAGGAGAAGATGGTCACAATCACGCTCAAGATCTAGATCCAGATCCAGATCCAGACCAAGGAACAAAGGCCCCTCATTCCCTAGAAATGAGAGAGATAGCTATTCACCTCCTAGATGGAAAGAACGGTGGACAAATGACAACTGGAGAAGTCCAAGAGGAAATGATAGGTATAAAAGAAATGATCAGAATAAGCTGTCTGAGAACATGAAGAGAGAAAGGGACAGCACAAACAAAGATGATGAAACACCACTTGATCCTGACCAGTATAGAAAAGATTATCCAGACTGGGTAATGGAAAGGATAAATTCTGTTCCAGAAAGTAGGAACAGAGATAGGGAAAAATTTAAAAGTCCACCGTGGGAAGAAAACAGACACAATAATTCAGGGCCTCCTTGGAATAGAAACTTTGGGTCTAGTTGGAATTCAAATCGTGGCAGAGGTGGCCGAAGCAGAGGTGGTCGTGGCAGAGGTGGCTTTTTGTACAGTGAACAAAACGAAAATTGCTGGCAAACTCGGAAGCCCCACTCAGGGAACATTAATAGTACCGGGAATGAAAGTTCAAGATATCCAGAACATCAGCCATACAAACGCAAGTCAGAGCAAGACTTCTCTTTTGATACACCTGCTGATAGATCTGGCTGGACGTCTGCATCGAGCTGGGCTGTAAGAAAGACTTTACCAGCAGATGTGCAGAATTATTATTCCAGAAGAGGCAGAAATTCTCCAAGTCCACAGTCTGCATGGACAAGACAAGAGGAAGCAGCAGAACCTGAGCAAG ATCCAAACTTCAAAGACCAAACCAACCAACAAGGAGATAATTCTCAACTAGCGATAAACATCATGCAACCACAGATGAATGTAATGACACCAGTAAATACACAGCATCAGGCAATGAATATCTTCCCATATCCAATGGGTGTTCATGCTCCTATTATGAACATTCAACACAATCCATTTAACCTCCCACCACCAGTGCCCATGCATCTTCATACAGGAGTGCCTCTTGTCCAGGTAGCAACACCCACAAATATGTCTCAgggaccaccaccacctccaccaccaccaccaccatcccagCAAGTTAATTATGTTGCCTCCCAACTGGATGGAAAACAGTTGCAG GCTATTCCTAGTACTTCCCATGGAGTCAACAATATGGGTACACCAATCCTGCCTGCTTCAACAGCAGCTTTGGGAAGCATGGAAGTAGTTCAGGGACCAAGTTCTGGTAATGCAGCGTTGTCAAGTAACATCAAATCTTCTAATTCTGCTGTAAAATTGACTGAAAGCAAAGTAAGCGTAACGGTGGAAGCCAGCGCAGATAGCTCAAAAAAAGACCAG AAACTGCTAATTCAGGAAAAAGCTGCACAAGAAGTAAAATTAGCTATTAAGCCATTTTACCAAAACAAAGATATTTCGAAAGAAGAATATAAAGAGATTGTGAGAAAAGCCGTAGATAAG GTTTGTCACAGCAAGAGTGGGGAAGTGAATTCTGCAAAAGTGGCAAATTTGGTCAAAGCTTATGTGGACAAATACAAACATTCAAGGAAGAAGAACCCCGAAGAGGCAATTTCTGTGGAAAAAAAATGA